The proteins below come from a single Zea mays cultivar B73 chromosome 8, Zm-B73-REFERENCE-NAM-5.0, whole genome shotgun sequence genomic window:
- the LOC100194384 gene encoding uncharacterized protein LOC100194384, translating into MGKKRAAAVSAPFPAPASEPESDHFSDYGFDPQLLHFPSQPEAKRPWGRRQRHQQPAQLKPLDSARFKLQKPIAKKHHRQQKQQQRRRWWSSAASAALHLFRKRPSSTRPAAGAPPPQYGSPASPTVPMYLTDCDAGGDDGGGASACTCWAPAVRSGRLAAAELGAAAVAVPYVSLRSTSLGTGGAPVMPIYLVT; encoded by the exons ATGGGGAAGAAGCGAGCGGCGGCCGTGAGTGCTCCGTTCCCCGCGCCCGCCTCCGAGCCCGAGTCGGACCACTTCAGCGACTACGGCTTCGACCCGCAGCTCCTCCACTTCCCCTCCCAG CCTGAGGCGAAGCGACCGTGGGGCAGGCGCCAGCGCCACCAGCAGCCTGCGCAGTTGAAGCCCCTGGACTCCGCGCGGTTCAAGCTACAGAAGCCCATCGCCAAGAAGCACCACCGCCAGCAGAAACAGCAGCAGCGCCGCCGGTGGTGGAGCTCCGCCGCCTCTGCCGCGCTCCATCTCTTCAGGAAGCGCCCCTCATCAACCAGACCCGCCGCAGGAGCTCCACCTCCCCAGTACGGGTCGCCCGCGTCGCCAACCGTGCCTATGTACCTCACCGACTGCGATGCTGGCGgggacgacggcggcggcgcgtcCGCGTGCACGTGCTGGGCACCGGCCGTGCGGTCCGGCCGCCTGGCCGCCGCCGAGCTTGGCGCCGCGGCAGTGGCGGTTCCCTACGTCAGCCTCAGGTCCACTAGCCTTGGCACTGGAGGCGCTCCGGTGATGCCCATCTACCTCGTCACCTGA